The following are encoded in a window of Sphingomonas panacis genomic DNA:
- a CDS encoding putative bifunctional diguanylate cyclase/phosphodiesterase, with amino-acid sequence MPCASIHLEGSRESERLAAIADYELADAPDETEFDHIVALAASLFDVPISLISVVEEDRQVFAGRTGLDVTETARDISFCSHAIEADGVLVVEDARRDPRFSQNPLVLGPPYIRFYAGAPLRVLSGHVLGTLCIISPEPREFGPKFIRQLESLGQLVTDRLELRRSERKRCANEVRLAQIAHVDQLTGLPNRALFHEKADDLLSGRSGAEPASGALLLFDLDGFKDVNDVLGHGVGDRLLTAVGDRLRERIHDGHLLARLGGDEFVLLMPGVGDPREAHRMADAMRACFNEGFRIDGEELQLDTSIGVAIAPHHGANTDALLTSADLALYRAKDMGGGAISFFEPHLRHQVEMRRRLQGELRGAFEAGEFELLYQPQVCLDDGRIVGAEALLRWRHREHGLLSPAQFLSVLDRMPLAAAVGEWVLRTALTQAAKWKQNGLTLRMGVNLFACQFRTNGLPELVAFELARTHLPGSLVEIEVTETIAIKNVQPVASALIALRQMGVSIALDDFGTGYASLSLLKELPVTRLKIDKSFLRDLDSGSCDAAVVDAVLRMGEAFRLDVIAEGVETQAQEDWLRAAGCREVQGYLYGKPMTAHELWRWAVSSTSDPAIKSLPSA; translated from the coding sequence ATGCCATGCGCTTCTATCCATCTTGAGGGCTCGCGCGAAAGCGAGCGGCTCGCGGCGATCGCCGATTATGAGCTCGCCGACGCGCCAGACGAGACCGAATTCGATCATATCGTCGCGCTTGCCGCCTCCTTGTTCGATGTGCCTATCAGCCTGATCTCGGTAGTCGAAGAAGACCGTCAGGTATTCGCCGGGCGAACCGGGCTCGACGTCACCGAAACCGCCCGTGATATCTCCTTCTGCTCGCATGCGATCGAAGCAGATGGCGTCTTGGTCGTCGAAGACGCACGGCGCGATCCACGCTTCTCCCAGAACCCGCTCGTTCTCGGGCCGCCTTACATTCGCTTCTACGCCGGCGCGCCGTTGCGCGTCCTATCCGGGCACGTGCTGGGGACGTTGTGCATCATTTCGCCCGAGCCGCGCGAGTTCGGCCCCAAATTCATCCGCCAACTAGAAAGCCTGGGACAGCTGGTCACTGACCGGCTCGAGCTTCGCAGGAGCGAGCGCAAGCGCTGCGCCAATGAGGTCCGCCTTGCCCAGATCGCGCATGTCGACCAGCTGACGGGCTTACCCAACCGGGCCCTGTTCCACGAAAAGGCCGATGATCTGCTATCGGGACGAAGCGGCGCTGAACCGGCGTCGGGAGCACTGCTGCTGTTCGACCTCGACGGATTCAAGGACGTCAATGACGTGCTCGGGCACGGCGTGGGCGACCGGTTGCTGACCGCCGTCGGCGATCGCCTGCGTGAACGAATCCACGATGGCCACCTGCTTGCCAGGCTCGGCGGAGATGAGTTTGTTTTATTGATGCCCGGTGTCGGCGATCCGCGCGAAGCCCACCGGATGGCCGATGCCATGCGCGCCTGTTTCAATGAGGGCTTCAGGATAGACGGCGAGGAGTTGCAGCTCGATACAAGTATCGGCGTCGCCATCGCGCCGCATCATGGCGCCAACACCGATGCGCTGCTGACGAGCGCGGATCTCGCGCTCTACCGCGCCAAGGATATGGGCGGGGGCGCCATCAGCTTTTTCGAGCCGCATCTGCGCCATCAGGTCGAGATGCGGCGGCGGCTGCAGGGCGAGTTACGTGGCGCTTTCGAGGCCGGCGAGTTCGAACTGCTCTATCAGCCGCAGGTCTGCCTTGACGATGGACGCATTGTCGGAGCCGAAGCACTGCTGCGCTGGCGCCATCGAGAGCATGGGCTACTATCCCCTGCTCAGTTTCTGTCGGTGCTCGACCGCATGCCGCTTGCCGCCGCCGTCGGCGAATGGGTATTGCGAACCGCGTTGACCCAAGCTGCAAAGTGGAAGCAAAATGGGCTGACTTTACGTATGGGCGTAAACCTGTTCGCGTGCCAGTTTCGCACGAATGGTTTGCCCGAGCTTGTCGCTTTCGAACTGGCGCGAACGCACCTTCCAGGCAGCTTGGTGGAGATCGAAGTCACGGAGACGATCGCCATCAAGAACGTCCAGCCCGTCGCGTCCGCTTTGATCGCCTTGCGACAAATGGGAGTCAGCATTGCTCTTGACGACTTTGGCACCGGTTATGCCTCGCTCAGCCTGCTCAAGGAACTGCCGGTCACGCGATTAAAGATAGACAAGAGCTTTTTGCGCGATCTTGATTCCGGATCATGTGATGCCGCGGTGGTCGACGCGGTGTTGCGGATGGGAGAGGCTTTCAGACTTGATGTCATCGCCGAAGGGGTCGAGACCCAAGCGCAGGAGGATTGGCTGCGCGCTGCAGGCTGTCGTGAAGTTCAAGGCTATCTGTACGGCAAGCCGATGACCGCTCACGAACTGTGGCGCTGGGCAGTGAGCTCAACCTCAGATCCTGCGATCAAGTCCCTCCCTAGTGCGTGA
- a CDS encoding putative bifunctional diguanylate cyclase/phosphodiesterase codes for MNWHRLRSFVIRHRVTIGDLSLLTAVLASGAYIAFDVDIFMQEGQLTPRGAVIELDEMAILGALLAIGLLIFGWRRYAEQKREVKRRMAAEAHARTLAYQDVLTGLPNRRQFDDALVAALAAPPRAGGAHALYLLDLNGFKQVNDVHGHGAGDEVLVVVGQRLRGVMRDGDMIARFGGDEFAILAHHLAGPEAASNVALRVIEALKEPITGGDGRHHIGAGIGIALLPADATTPIEALRKADVALYRAKAERRSAMRFFEEQMDYRIHERVQMEQALRDAMESGSIETVFQPSFDLRDHSIVGFEALPRWHHPEQGDIPPERFIAIAENAGLIHELAESLLRRACLAAVQWPVHVRLSIDIFPLQLRDELLAARVVRVLHETGLAAERLEVEITESALVADLEAARVTLGALRGAGVRIALDNFGTGYSSLYHLRNFKLDKIKIDRSLIDAMGDERESAVIVNAMIGLGHGLGVTVAADGIDFGTQERSLLGTGCEQGQGALLSGPVSAGETLAFFGTAPIRSANHQWGRD; via the coding sequence ATGAACTGGCACCGGCTCAGGAGCTTCGTCATTCGCCATCGCGTCACCATTGGCGATCTTTCGCTGCTCACCGCGGTACTTGCCTCCGGTGCCTATATTGCGTTCGATGTCGACATCTTCATGCAGGAGGGCCAGCTCACACCCCGAGGCGCGGTGATCGAACTTGACGAGATGGCGATCCTCGGCGCTTTGCTCGCGATCGGTCTGTTGATTTTTGGCTGGCGCCGATATGCTGAGCAGAAGCGCGAAGTGAAACGGAGAATGGCGGCCGAAGCACATGCCCGCACGCTTGCCTATCAAGACGTTCTGACTGGCTTGCCCAACCGGCGCCAGTTCGACGATGCGCTCGTCGCAGCCTTGGCCGCGCCACCGCGCGCCGGCGGCGCCCATGCCCTCTATCTGCTGGATCTCAACGGTTTCAAGCAGGTCAACGACGTTCATGGCCATGGCGCGGGCGATGAGGTGCTGGTTGTGGTCGGCCAACGGCTGCGCGGCGTGATGCGCGACGGCGACATGATCGCGCGCTTCGGAGGCGATGAGTTCGCGATTTTAGCCCATCACCTTGCTGGGCCTGAAGCGGCGAGCAATGTCGCGCTCAGAGTGATCGAGGCGCTCAAGGAGCCGATCACTGGCGGCGATGGACGCCACCATATCGGCGCCGGTATCGGCATCGCACTGCTTCCTGCCGATGCGACGACACCGATCGAAGCGCTGCGTAAAGCCGATGTTGCGCTCTACCGAGCCAAGGCCGAACGCCGCTCGGCGATGCGGTTTTTCGAAGAGCAGATGGACTACCGCATCCACGAGCGCGTCCAGATGGAACAGGCACTGCGTGATGCAATGGAGAGCGGATCGATCGAGACGGTCTTCCAGCCGTCCTTCGATTTGCGCGACCACAGCATTGTCGGCTTCGAAGCACTCCCCCGCTGGCATCATCCCGAACAGGGCGACATTCCTCCCGAGCGCTTCATTGCGATTGCCGAAAACGCGGGACTGATACACGAACTGGCGGAGTCTCTTCTGCGCCGTGCCTGCCTAGCCGCCGTGCAGTGGCCCGTGCACGTGCGGCTGTCGATCGATATCTTTCCCCTTCAATTACGTGATGAGCTGCTCGCGGCCCGCGTCGTGCGCGTCCTGCACGAGACGGGCCTTGCTGCCGAACGGCTCGAGGTGGAGATAACCGAAAGCGCGCTCGTCGCAGATCTCGAAGCAGCCCGAGTCACCTTGGGCGCCTTGCGTGGTGCGGGCGTGCGGATCGCGCTCGACAATTTCGGGACGGGCTATTCGAGCCTTTACCATCTACGCAATTTTAAGCTCGACAAAATCAAGATTGATCGCAGCCTGATCGACGCCATGGGTGATGAGCGTGAAAGCGCGGTGATCGTCAACGCCATGATCGGTCTCGGCCATGGCCTTGGTGTTACAGTAGCAGCCGATGGCATCGACTTCGGCACGCAAGAGCGCTCGCTTCTCGGCACTGGGTGCGAGCAGGGCCAAGGCGCCTTACTGAGCGGACCGGTCTCAGCAGGCGAGACGCTGGCCTTTTTCGGCACGGCGCCAATCCGCAGCGCCAATCATCAATGGGGTAGGGATTGA